Proteins from one Deinococcus sp. AB2017081 genomic window:
- a CDS encoding peptidylprolyl isomerase, which yields MKRKPLVNGLLIVLAVLLVAGMAYQFTPALQGGSLFGQKEQGIPALTVNGQTVTVAELDAVKTNNPVLASTDTGVLADDFKTYIVQSKVRETLITEGVKDVRVSRDDVNAEVKKIRESNQLTDNAAWTNALQSRGFTDSSFREQVRTSLAYQRKTDELKKAVPAATDAEAKLYYDLNPQAFQSDARIVGRQIVVSDKAKATALLAQAKGGADFAKLASDNNAAGDFKDRGGALGPIENGAPRPVAQVALPTEVGPAAFALTQGGVTDVIASGGKFYIVKVEKYLAPAVKPYAEAKADATTAVTEQKKNAAVETWIAGLEKDVKIEYKDPNWKVENPTVATVAGQNIPYSDVLEQVVNNQQFGQLLQQVPADQAAQLVNGILKPQVMQQLIQGYAAADIARKLKLDLVGSRQEIAAGLAAYGARDVKVSDADIQAFYDQNKTQFQTPAGGTVAEASFKDQAKAAAFRSSWNGSGSFTAAATKAGGTVSEQGAVTAGDGKLAEDLNAAVFTARNLRTAGEGSLTDVVKSGERFAVLYVTDLKAATTQPLSAVRSQIETQVLSSKKQEQGQTFLTQQVAALKPVDKLKTVLEAQQKRVAAATPKPTTPATGSGTATPGSTTPATGTPATETPSTGTPATTPDSGSTPATDAPADK from the coding sequence GTGAAGCGTAAACCACTCGTGAACGGTCTGCTGATCGTTCTTGCTGTCCTGCTCGTGGCCGGGATGGCCTATCAGTTCACGCCGGCCCTCCAGGGCGGGTCTCTCTTCGGCCAGAAGGAGCAGGGCATTCCTGCGCTGACCGTGAACGGCCAGACCGTGACGGTCGCGGAACTCGACGCCGTGAAGACCAATAATCCCGTGCTCGCCAGCACCGACACCGGCGTGCTGGCCGACGACTTCAAGACCTACATCGTGCAGAGCAAGGTGCGCGAGACGCTGATCACCGAGGGCGTGAAAGACGTCCGGGTGAGCCGCGACGACGTGAACGCAGAGGTCAAGAAGATCCGTGAGTCCAACCAGCTGACCGACAACGCCGCGTGGACAAACGCCCTGCAGAGCCGGGGTTTCACCGACTCCTCGTTCCGCGAGCAGGTGCGCACCAGCCTGGCCTACCAGCGCAAGACCGACGAGCTGAAGAAGGCCGTTCCCGCCGCCACCGACGCCGAGGCGAAGCTGTACTACGACCTCAACCCGCAGGCCTTCCAGAGCGACGCCCGTATCGTGGGCCGCCAGATCGTGGTGAGCGACAAGGCCAAGGCCACGGCGCTCCTGGCGCAGGCCAAGGGCGGCGCGGACTTCGCCAAGCTGGCCAGCGACAACAACGCCGCCGGCGACTTCAAGGATCGCGGTGGGGCGCTCGGCCCCATCGAGAACGGCGCTCCCCGCCCGGTCGCGCAGGTGGCGCTGCCCACCGAGGTCGGCCCCGCCGCCTTCGCGCTGACCCAGGGCGGCGTGACGGACGTGATCGCCAGCGGCGGCAAGTTCTACATCGTGAAGGTCGAGAAGTACCTGGCCCCGGCCGTCAAGCCCTACGCCGAGGCGAAGGCCGACGCGACCACCGCCGTGACCGAGCAGAAGAAGAACGCCGCAGTGGAGACCTGGATCGCCGGCCTGGAAAAAGACGTGAAGATCGAGTACAAGGATCCCAACTGGAAGGTCGAGAACCCCACCGTGGCGACCGTCGCCGGTCAGAACATCCCGTACTCGGACGTGCTGGAACAGGTCGTGAACAACCAGCAGTTCGGCCAGCTGCTCCAGCAGGTGCCCGCCGATCAGGCCGCGCAGCTCGTGAACGGCATCCTCAAGCCGCAGGTCATGCAGCAGCTGATCCAGGGCTACGCCGCCGCCGACATTGCCAGGAAGCTGAAGCTGGATCTGGTGGGCAGCCGCCAGGAGATCGCCGCCGGTCTGGCCGCGTACGGCGCACGTGACGTGAAGGTCTCGGACGCCGACATCCAGGCGTTCTACGACCAGAACAAGACGCAGTTCCAGACGCCCGCCGGCGGCACGGTCGCCGAGGCGAGCTTCAAGGATCAGGCCAAGGCCGCCGCGTTCCGCAGCAGCTGGAACGGCAGCGGCAGCTTCACGGCCGCCGCCACCAAGGCCGGGGGCACCGTCAGCGAGCAGGGCGCCGTGACCGCCGGCGACGGCAAGCTGGCCGAGGATCTGAACGCCGCCGTGTTCACCGCCCGCAACCTGCGCACCGCCGGCGAGGGCAGCCTGACCGACGTCGTGAAGTCCGGCGAGCGCTTCGCCGTGCTGTACGTGACGGATCTCAAGGCCGCGACCACGCAGCCCCTGAGCGCCGTGCGCAGCCAGATCGAGACGCAGGTGCTGTCCAGCAAGAAGCAGGAGCAGGGCCAGACCTTCCTGACCCAGCAGGTGGCCGCCCTGAAGCCCGTGGACAAGCTCAAGACGGTGCTCGAGGCCCAGCAGAAGCGGGTCGCTGCCGCCACGCCCAAGCCGACCACTCCGGCCACGGGCAGCGGCACGGCCACGCCCGGCAGCACCACGCCGGCCACCGGAACGCCGGCCACGGAGACGCCCTCGACCGGAACCCCCGCCACGACGCCCGACTCCGGCAGCACGCCGGCAACGGACGCGCCCGCCGACAAGTAA
- a CDS encoding metallophosphoesterase family protein, with protein MRGVRLLLLSDIHANHTALQAVLRDADTRKYDQVIHLGDALGYGPHPREVLDTLRDLDAVCIMGNHDQMLLEYADGTRAPKDSVVSLALKYQLERMSERDVAWVRLWRDGVDDPDIGARYRHGTPTSLDEYTDSVTAAREAFAQWHGRLAFVGHTHVPAVYATLNAPVGEWIKMQLFQDGGSYLVPPSTRVILNPGSVGQPRDGNPKASYAVFDSVRMHYEVFRVPYDIERAQEAALEAGLPQVLAARLAVGK; from the coding sequence ATGCGCGGTGTGCGGCTCCTGCTGCTTTCCGACATTCACGCCAACCACACCGCCCTCCAGGCGGTGCTCAGGGATGCCGATACCCGCAAGTACGATCAGGTGATCCACCTGGGCGACGCCCTGGGCTACGGCCCGCACCCACGTGAGGTGCTCGACACGCTGCGCGATCTGGACGCCGTGTGCATCATGGGCAACCACGACCAGATGCTGCTGGAGTACGCCGACGGCACCCGTGCCCCCAAGGACAGTGTCGTGTCGCTGGCCCTCAAGTACCAGCTCGAACGCATGTCCGAACGCGACGTGGCGTGGGTGCGGCTGTGGCGCGACGGCGTCGATGATCCGGACATCGGGGCCCGCTACCGCCACGGCACGCCCACCAGCCTCGACGAGTACACGGACTCGGTCACGGCCGCCCGTGAGGCGTTTGCGCAGTGGCACGGGCGCCTGGCCTTCGTGGGCCACACGCACGTGCCCGCCGTGTACGCCACCCTGAACGCCCCGGTCGGCGAGTGGATCAAGATGCAGCTGTTCCAGGACGGCGGCAGCTATCTCGTGCCGCCCAGCACCCGCGTGATCCTGAATCCCGGCAGCGTGGGCCAGCCGCGCGACGGCAACCCCAAGGCCAGCTACGCGGTCTTCGACTCGGTGCGGATGCACTACGAGGTCTTCCGCGTGCCCTACGACATCGAGCGTGCCCAGGAGGCGGCCCTGGAGGCCGGACTGCCGCAGGTGCTCGCCGCCCGGCTGGCTGTCGGGAAGTAG
- a CDS encoding S8 family serine peptidase encodes MTRIPAFLTLSITAILLSACAATPPGTPLASTPPAPAGLTVEPIALPDPTVNHPGQVAPRFDYVATVPVHSGDTVASLQTASGGTVVSITGTDCADTTCHAVIGLNAAAGAPPPSAHTLSTALNRSVTVDTSRDQISGGGATTARMGGMKIAWASGELQAWAGGMKIAWASGTYAPIPQNTQTWQNVRLESAQARATNLGAGTVVAVIDTGIDVDHVAFQGALTDPATWWDFYAGDAVPQEEGTLGTGGYGHGTNVAGIILQVAPRAKIMPLRVLGPDGSGDVSSIVSAINWAVARGAHVINLSLGTDTDAPAIKTALAAAASKNVLAVASVGNAARRTLTFPAQYGFDLPLMLSVASVDLTGAKSTFSNYGVQTEVVAPGENVYAPAPGNMMAAWTGTSQAAPIVSGGLALALGQTTRKHVASLPGAVSHSATNSIYDRAANWPYGGQLGSGQIDLAALMNEVVD; translated from the coding sequence ATGACCCGGATACCTGCCTTCCTGACCCTGTCGATCACGGCCATCCTCCTGAGTGCCTGTGCAGCCACGCCACCCGGCACCCCGCTGGCCAGCACGCCCCCTGCACCCGCCGGACTGACCGTCGAGCCTATCGCCCTGCCGGATCCGACCGTGAACCACCCCGGACAGGTTGCCCCACGCTTTGACTACGTGGCAACCGTACCAGTCCACTCTGGCGACACCGTTGCCTCGCTCCAGACCGCGAGCGGCGGCACCGTCGTGAGCATCACGGGCACGGACTGCGCCGACACCACCTGCCACGCCGTCATCGGCCTGAACGCTGCAGCGGGAGCGCCGCCCCCCAGTGCCCACACCCTCAGCACCGCCCTGAACCGCAGTGTGACTGTCGACACCAGCAGGGATCAGATCAGCGGCGGCGGTGCGACCACCGCCAGGATGGGCGGCATGAAGATCGCGTGGGCCAGTGGTGAGCTGCAGGCCTGGGCCGGCGGCATGAAGATCGCGTGGGCCAGCGGTACGTACGCCCCGATTCCGCAGAACACCCAGACGTGGCAGAACGTCCGACTGGAGTCGGCCCAGGCGCGAGCGACCAATCTCGGGGCCGGGACGGTCGTCGCTGTGATCGATACCGGGATCGACGTCGACCACGTCGCATTCCAGGGAGCGCTGACCGACCCGGCGACATGGTGGGACTTCTATGCCGGCGATGCTGTCCCGCAGGAGGAGGGCACACTGGGCACCGGTGGCTACGGCCACGGCACAAACGTGGCCGGCATCATCCTGCAGGTCGCGCCACGGGCCAAGATCATGCCTCTGCGGGTGCTGGGGCCGGACGGCTCCGGGGATGTGAGCAGCATCGTCTCGGCGATCAACTGGGCCGTGGCCCGGGGAGCCCACGTGATCAACCTGAGCCTGGGCACCGATACGGACGCTCCAGCCATCAAGACCGCGCTGGCCGCCGCCGCATCGAAGAACGTGCTGGCCGTTGCGTCTGTGGGCAACGCCGCCCGGCGAACCCTGACCTTCCCGGCCCAGTACGGCTTCGACCTCCCCCTCATGCTCAGTGTCGCGAGCGTCGACCTGACCGGTGCCAAATCGACATTTTCGAACTACGGCGTCCAGACCGAGGTGGTTGCGCCCGGCGAGAATGTGTACGCCCCGGCCCCTGGCAACATGATGGCGGCGTGGACTGGAACCAGTCAGGCGGCACCCATCGTGTCTGGCGGCCTGGCCCTGGCGCTGGGACAGACCACCCGCAAACACGTGGCGTCCCTCCCCGGTGCCGTATCGCACAGCGCGACCAATTCCATCTATGACCGCGCTGCCAACTGGCCCTACGGCGGGCAGCTGGGGAGCGGCCAGATTGACCTGGCCGCCCTCATGAACGAAGTCGTGGATTGA
- a CDS encoding ScpA family protein: MTAPPPTATFEVTLPVFHGTLTDLAAALRTGRVLPAEVPLLRLTRDVLAWAQALTGPLDGTHPELLPTLAGVIALKARLLLPAPDPDDLPPEHDDLLDDVVEGVEALAELDALVSFLATRRREREGLLPGRPVPVNLPRRERPRSPHTSLEKLVRAAQNAVRQVDVPLLSRERLTLADALGALRSFGRRLRTFTFRGIPAQDWGERTTYFAALLEGVKDGSFSVQQDDCYGTSRSCLT; this comes from the coding sequence GTGACCGCCCCGCCACCGACAGCCACCTTCGAGGTCACGCTGCCGGTCTTTCACGGCACGCTGACCGATCTGGCGGCGGCGCTGCGGACTGGGCGGGTGCTCCCGGCCGAGGTGCCGCTGCTGCGCCTCACGCGGGACGTGCTGGCGTGGGCACAGGCGCTGACCGGCCCGCTGGACGGCACGCACCCGGAACTCCTCCCCACGCTGGCCGGCGTGATCGCCCTGAAGGCGCGGCTGCTGCTTCCGGCCCCCGACCCGGACGACCTGCCCCCCGAACACGACGACCTGCTGGACGACGTGGTCGAGGGCGTGGAGGCGCTGGCCGAGCTGGACGCCCTGGTCAGCTTCCTGGCGACCCGCCGCCGCGAGCGTGAGGGGCTGCTGCCGGGTCGTCCGGTGCCGGTGAACCTGCCCCGCCGTGAGCGGCCCCGCAGTCCGCACACCAGCCTGGAGAAACTGGTCAGGGCCGCGCAGAACGCCGTGCGGCAGGTCGACGTGCCGCTGCTGTCCCGCGAGCGCCTGACCCTGGCAGACGCGCTGGGGGCCCTGCGATCCTTCGGACGGCGCCTGCGCACCTTCACGTTCCGCGGCATTCCCGCCCAGGACTGGGGCGAGCGCACCACGTACTTCGCCGCGCTGCTCGAGGGCGTCAAGGACGGCAGTTTCAGCGTGCAGCAGGACGACTGCTACGGGACATCGCGGTCGTGTCTCACCTGA
- a CDS encoding DNA polymerase III, with translation MSGSPASPPVSLHPQVLEQADAFRGNALLLSGPARVGKLAVARAIAAAQNCTGPRGPGGEACGQCPSCRAMTAGSHPDVLLVEPRATTTTGKAARRKLIPIGAILDARDKAHEYEVHVFEFLEVRPTHRRRVVIVNGAEHLGPEAANALLKLVEEPPHGALFLFLAEDVRAVLPTVVSRSARVGVAPASDRALERALIAAGAAPEPELVEFAAGRAGMLDELDKVRSALQDARDLSAALSDGLLPALEAAEALEKRFDPAWHPETLRFVWRHHPAHQRARADTALDALQGALEAYASPSLAFQVFALALRDAFGHT, from the coding sequence ATGAGCGGATCTCCGGCGAGCCCGCCGGTCAGCCTGCACCCGCAGGTGCTGGAACAGGCCGACGCCTTCCGGGGCAACGCCCTGCTGCTGAGCGGCCCCGCCCGCGTGGGCAAGCTCGCGGTGGCCCGTGCCATCGCCGCCGCACAGAACTGCACCGGCCCGCGTGGCCCCGGTGGCGAGGCCTGCGGTCAGTGCCCGTCGTGCCGCGCCATGACTGCCGGCAGCCACCCGGACGTGCTGCTCGTCGAGCCGCGCGCCACGACCACCACCGGCAAGGCGGCGCGCCGCAAGCTGATTCCCATCGGCGCGATTCTCGATGCCCGCGACAAGGCCCACGAGTACGAGGTGCACGTCTTCGAGTTCCTGGAGGTGCGCCCCACCCACCGGCGCCGCGTGGTCATCGTGAACGGGGCCGAGCATCTGGGCCCCGAGGCCGCCAACGCCCTGCTCAAACTCGTCGAGGAGCCCCCGCACGGAGCCCTGTTCCTGTTCCTGGCCGAGGACGTCCGGGCGGTGCTGCCCACCGTCGTCAGCCGCAGCGCCCGCGTGGGCGTGGCTCCCGCCAGCGACCGGGCCCTGGAGCGTGCTCTGATCGCTGCCGGAGCGGCGCCGGAACCGGAACTCGTCGAGTTCGCCGCCGGACGCGCCGGCATGCTGGACGAGCTGGACAAGGTCAGGAGCGCCCTGCAGGACGCCCGTGACCTGAGTGCTGCCCTGTCAGACGGTCTGCTGCCCGCCCTGGAGGCCGCCGAGGCCCTGGAGAAACGCTTTGACCCCGCGTGGCACCCCGAGACCCTGCGCTTCGTGTGGCGGCACCACCCTGCCCACCAGCGCGCCCGCGCCGACACGGCCCTGGACGCCCTTCAAGGCGCCCTGGAGGCCTATGCCAGTCCCAGCCTGGCCTTCCAGGTGTTCGCGCTGGCCCTCCGGGACGCGTTCGGCCACACCTGA
- a CDS encoding HD domain-containing phosphohydrolase, with translation MTSPHQLSDQRGPGHSDPALDALRADLESQLAAESEVSLQTAEEFVRRAALQGTVHDTALAHVLQTRALMLSMEYKRAWECIAVAIELFGQAQDPVHQARSEALAGKICFALGEGVEAERLLRLALGRVSPSSDPQQRDVQGFARNVLGSVLFSTGRVKDALMCFEQALDDWRALDDLTGQVKTLTNIANIQSSIGNAAAAIHTLNEAYTTNHASGRDIKLDSFILIGLARAHWLNNDQELAVTVGRSALESARATRDGVLEATALLNLGSAYLGIDTELASAYLGQGIGLSRAIGFKSGEMSGLDSLGKLNGDLGHHGPARDALESALQIALELGETQGELESRLHLADVELSLGHLEQVEGHVRRGLTLAQESESPKEEAEAHRILSALGARQGDYRRAFEHAQEHVRIKDELFNTERDRQTRNLSIQFEVDRARHDANMYRIRTEVEQEARLAAEQRVKERTAELARAHQEIVTRLAMAAEYRDDTTGEHTRRVGRAAARIARGLGWPEERARILGVAARLHDVGKIGIPDAILLKAGTLTPEEYEQMKSHTLIGSRILSGGRSDLLRMAEEIALSHHERWDGRGYPFGLSGEAVPLTGRIVALADVFDALTQDRPYKRAWTSQEALAEIKGLAGTHFDPALVDLALEVLAPGGDALVDDGALDEEDASHLLNVFEQLQMERLRDVEEARLAAERSARELERMARTDVLTSLLNRRAFETDLEAAVRAPVALWVVSCDLDGLKATNDALGYGQGDGLLQRFAGALERVFAGVGRAYRMGGDEFAVIGSGAQDDASLRALMDAVLREAGGEGLPHVSASVGVARTPDDAQTPGDLLRESDRRMYADKLRRRAGA, from the coding sequence ATGACGTCGCCACACCAGCTCTCTGATCAGCGCGGCCCCGGGCACAGCGATCCGGCACTCGACGCGCTGCGCGCCGATCTCGAGTCACAGCTCGCGGCGGAATCCGAGGTCTCCCTGCAGACGGCCGAGGAATTCGTGCGGCGCGCGGCGCTTCAGGGCACGGTTCACGACACGGCCCTGGCCCACGTCCTGCAGACACGGGCGCTCATGCTGTCCATGGAATACAAGCGTGCGTGGGAGTGCATCGCAGTGGCGATCGAGCTCTTCGGGCAGGCGCAAGATCCGGTGCACCAGGCGAGATCCGAGGCACTCGCCGGGAAGATCTGTTTCGCGCTCGGGGAAGGCGTCGAGGCCGAGCGGCTGCTGCGGCTCGCCCTGGGCCGTGTGTCGCCCTCCAGTGATCCCCAGCAGCGCGACGTGCAGGGGTTCGCACGCAATGTCCTCGGCAGCGTCCTGTTCAGCACGGGCAGGGTCAAGGACGCGCTGATGTGCTTCGAGCAGGCGCTGGACGACTGGCGGGCCCTGGACGATCTCACTGGACAGGTCAAGACCCTGACCAACATCGCCAACATCCAGAGTTCGATCGGCAACGCCGCCGCCGCCATCCACACGCTGAACGAGGCCTACACCACCAATCACGCCTCTGGCAGGGACATCAAGCTGGACAGTTTCATCCTGATCGGTCTGGCACGGGCCCACTGGCTCAACAACGATCAGGAACTCGCCGTCACAGTGGGCCGGTCGGCGCTCGAGTCTGCCCGGGCCACCAGAGACGGCGTGCTGGAGGCCACCGCGCTGCTGAATCTGGGCAGCGCGTATCTGGGGATCGACACGGAACTCGCGTCGGCGTACCTCGGTCAGGGAATCGGCCTGAGCCGGGCAATCGGGTTCAAGTCAGGCGAGATGTCCGGACTCGACAGCCTGGGCAAACTGAACGGAGACCTCGGCCACCACGGCCCTGCCAGGGATGCTCTGGAATCCGCGCTGCAGATCGCACTGGAACTGGGTGAGACGCAGGGTGAACTCGAGTCCAGGCTGCACCTGGCAGACGTGGAATTGTCGCTGGGCCACCTTGAGCAGGTCGAGGGGCACGTCCGGCGGGGCCTGACCCTGGCACAGGAAAGCGAAAGCCCGAAGGAGGAGGCCGAGGCCCACCGGATTCTGTCGGCGCTGGGCGCACGGCAGGGGGACTACCGACGGGCGTTTGAGCACGCCCAGGAGCACGTGCGGATCAAGGACGAGCTGTTCAATACCGAACGCGACCGACAGACGCGGAACCTGAGCATCCAGTTCGAGGTGGATCGTGCCCGGCACGACGCGAACATGTACCGCATCCGGACGGAGGTGGAGCAGGAGGCGCGGCTGGCGGCGGAACAGCGCGTGAAGGAACGGACGGCGGAGCTGGCGCGGGCGCACCAGGAGATCGTGACGCGGCTGGCGATGGCGGCGGAGTACCGGGACGACACGACGGGGGAGCACACGCGCCGGGTGGGGCGGGCGGCGGCGCGGATCGCGCGTGGCCTGGGCTGGCCGGAGGAGCGGGCGCGGATCCTGGGGGTGGCGGCGCGCCTGCATGACGTGGGCAAGATCGGCATTCCGGATGCGATCCTGCTGAAGGCCGGGACGTTGACGCCTGAGGAGTACGAGCAGATGAAGTCGCACACCCTGATCGGGTCGCGGATCCTGTCGGGGGGTCGATCCGATCTGTTGCGGATGGCGGAGGAGATCGCGCTGTCGCACCATGAGCGCTGGGATGGGCGCGGGTACCCGTTCGGGCTGAGTGGCGAGGCGGTGCCGCTCACGGGGCGGATCGTGGCGCTCGCGGACGTGTTCGACGCGTTGACACAGGACCGGCCGTATAAGCGGGCGTGGACGTCGCAGGAGGCCCTGGCGGAGATCAAGGGGCTGGCGGGCACGCATTTCGATCCGGCGCTGGTGGATCTGGCGCTGGAGGTGCTGGCGCCGGGCGGGGACGCGCTGGTAGACGACGGTGCGCTGGACGAGGAGGACGCGTCACACCTGTTGAATGTGTTCGAGCAGTTGCAGATGGAGCGGCTGCGGGACGTGGAGGAGGCGCGGCTGGCGGCGGAACGGTCGGCGCGGGAACTGGAGCGCATGGCCCGCACAGACGTGCTGACAAGCCTCCTGAACCGCCGGGCGTTCGAGACGGATCTGGAGGCGGCGGTGCGGGCGCCGGTGGCGTTGTGGGTGGTGAGCTGTGACCTGGACGGCCTGAAGGCGACCAACGACGCGCTGGGGTACGGGCAGGGGGATGGCCTGCTCCAGCGGTTCGCTGGAGCCCTGGAGCGGGTGTTCGCGGGGGTCGGGCGGGCGTACCGGATGGGTGGGGATGAGTTCGCGGTGATCGGATCGGGCGCGCAGGACGACGCCTCGCTCAGGGCGCTCATGGACGCGGTGTTGCGGGAGGCGGGTGGGGAGGGGCTGCCGCACGTGAGTGCGAGTGTGGGCGTGGCACGCACCCCGGACGATGCGCAGACGCCGGGTGATCTGCTGCGGGAGAGCGACCGCCGCATGTACGCGGACAAGCTGCGCCGCCGGGCGGGCGCGTAG
- a CDS encoding GNAT family N-acetyltransferase, with the protein MAERLHVRPLGRSDVEAYREVRLQALCNDPDAFLTTAADFAARPLQSVADRLEPTAHAVTFGAVLDGTLVGLLTLVREESAVLAHRANVYGVSVAPAARGQGVGAALLDAAVAHARTWNGVHSLHLAVIETQAAARRLYERHGFRVWGRQPDAVCRDGALQAEDWMWRPLTQAD; encoded by the coding sequence GTGGCTGAGCGGCTTCATGTCCGTCCCCTGGGCCGTTCGGATGTGGAGGCGTACCGGGAGGTGCGGCTGCAGGCGCTGTGCAACGACCCGGACGCGTTCCTGACCACGGCGGCGGACTTCGCCGCGCGGCCACTGCAGAGCGTGGCGGATCGGCTGGAGCCCACGGCCCATGCTGTGACCTTCGGCGCAGTGCTGGACGGCACGCTGGTCGGCCTGCTCACGCTGGTGCGTGAGGAGAGCGCCGTTCTCGCGCACCGGGCGAACGTGTACGGCGTGTCGGTGGCTCCGGCCGCACGGGGACAGGGGGTCGGAGCTGCCCTGCTGGACGCGGCCGTGGCCCACGCGCGCACGTGGAACGGTGTGCACAGCCTGCACCTGGCGGTCATCGAGACGCAGGCCGCTGCGCGCCGCCTGTACGAGCGCCACGGCTTTCGGGTGTGGGGCCGCCAGCCGGACGCCGTGTGCCGTGACGGTGCCCTGCAGGCCGAGGACTGGATGTGGCGGCCCCTGACCCAGGCGGACTGA
- the trpS gene encoding tryptophan--tRNA ligase → MSRVFSGIQPTGEPHIGNYFGAMQNYVKLGREYGKQSLYCVVDLHALTNPAAFDPALLAQRTLDMAVANFAVGLDPSQVIFFVQSHVPEHQELSWVFTTITPVGDLERMTQYKDKSGQLESVPAGLLMYPVLMAADILLYRADTVPVGEDQTQHIELTREIARKFNHSFGETFPEPRAVYNKQALRIPGVDGQGKMSKSKGETSTLGLFEPMDSIWAKLRVAPTDPARVRRTDPGNPDVCLIFDYHKLFSDLDTIQMVDVECRRAGIGCVDCKKAVMTGITAHLTPIQARGEELRDDLDSVRDALAQGAREARAIAAPVMEEVRTKVGFLKL, encoded by the coding sequence ATGTCGCGCGTGTTTTCAGGGATCCAGCCGACCGGTGAGCCCCACATCGGGAACTACTTCGGGGCCATGCAGAACTATGTGAAGCTCGGGCGGGAGTACGGCAAGCAGAGTCTGTACTGCGTCGTGGATCTGCACGCCCTGACGAACCCGGCCGCGTTCGACCCGGCGCTCCTCGCGCAGCGCACGCTGGACATGGCGGTGGCGAACTTCGCCGTGGGCCTCGACCCCAGTCAGGTGATCTTCTTCGTACAGTCGCACGTGCCCGAGCACCAGGAGTTGTCGTGGGTGTTCACGACCATCACGCCGGTCGGGGATCTGGAGCGCATGACGCAGTACAAGGACAAATCCGGTCAGCTGGAGAGCGTCCCGGCGGGCCTGCTGATGTACCCGGTGCTCATGGCCGCCGACATCCTGCTGTACCGGGCCGACACCGTACCGGTGGGCGAGGATCAGACCCAGCACATCGAGCTGACCCGCGAGATCGCCCGGAAGTTCAACCACAGCTTCGGGGAGACCTTCCCGGAGCCCCGCGCCGTGTACAACAAGCAGGCCCTGCGGATTCCCGGCGTGGACGGCCAGGGTAAGATGAGCAAGAGCAAGGGCGAAACGAGCACCCTCGGCCTGTTCGAGCCCATGGACTCCATCTGGGCCAAGCTGCGCGTCGCGCCCACCGATCCGGCCCGCGTGCGCCGCACCGATCCCGGCAACCCCGACGTCTGCCTGATCTTCGACTACCACAAGCTGTTCAGCGATCTGGACACCATCCAGATGGTGGACGTGGAGTGCCGCCGCGCCGGGATCGGCTGCGTGGACTGCAAGAAGGCCGTCATGACCGGCATCACGGCGCACCTGACCCCCATCCAGGCGCGGGGCGAGGAGCTGCGGGACGATCTGGACAGCGTGCGCGACGCGCTGGCGCAGGGCGCACGCGAGGCCCGTGCCATCGCCGCGCCGGTCATGGAGGAAGTCCGGACGAAGGTCGGGTTCCTCAAGCTCTGA